A genomic segment from Peribacillus sp. ACCC06369 encodes:
- the menD gene encoding 2-succinyl-5-enolpyruvyl-6-hydroxy-3-cyclohexene-1-carboxylic-acid synthase, whose protein sequence is MNDRDALTAYAASFVDELAQNEMKHVVVSPGSRSTPLALLLVEHPDIEVHINVDERSAAFFALGLAKALKEPVGLLCTSGTAAANFYPAVIEAFYSRVPLIVLTADRPHELRDVGAPQAIDQIHLYGRQVKWFVEMALPESTDEMMRYARTVGARAVATAASEPAGPVHLNFPLREPLIPDLEQAKEYRQTKMTPAVLIDSGERSLSASQIEAIATTLSQAKQGLIVCGELPHPEMKEAIVALADKLAFPVLADPLSQLRSGSHGKDVIIDAYDTFLRDEAVKAAFKPEVILRFGTMPVSKPLLLFMKKQKQATTLVVDGGAGWREPAGLATNMIYSEEKDFCKRVAENITDANDDEWLGLWQTVNGATKNALASIKDEGELSEGKLFSLLADMMPSGSTLFVGNSMPIRDLDTFFLNNGKGIKTFANRGANGIDGVVSTALGVSTVSKNTVLAIGDLSFFHDMNGLLAAKLQKQNITILLINNDGGGIFSFLPQANEREHFETLFGTPHGLDFSHAAQLYGGKYSKVQNWDELKNVFTESFEIQGLKIIEVPTERESNLQKHRNLWSFVSQEIKMVLDREIS, encoded by the coding sequence ATGAATGACCGAGATGCATTGACAGCATATGCTGCTTCATTTGTCGATGAGCTGGCACAAAATGAGATGAAGCATGTGGTGGTGAGCCCGGGTTCACGATCCACACCCCTAGCTTTGTTGCTAGTGGAACACCCTGATATCGAAGTTCATATTAATGTGGATGAGCGTTCGGCTGCTTTTTTTGCCCTTGGTTTGGCTAAGGCCTTAAAGGAACCTGTCGGACTTCTTTGTACGTCCGGTACAGCCGCTGCAAACTTTTACCCAGCCGTCATTGAGGCATTCTATTCAAGGGTGCCGCTTATTGTACTTACCGCTGATCGTCCGCATGAATTGCGTGATGTCGGCGCCCCACAGGCAATCGATCAGATTCATCTTTATGGTAGACAAGTAAAATGGTTTGTCGAAATGGCACTTCCTGAAAGCACGGATGAGATGATGAGGTATGCAAGAACGGTTGGTGCAAGGGCAGTGGCTACAGCGGCAAGTGAACCTGCAGGGCCTGTACATTTGAATTTCCCGCTTCGTGAACCATTGATTCCGGATCTGGAGCAAGCAAAGGAGTATCGGCAAACTAAAATGACGCCTGCAGTGTTGATTGACAGTGGAGAGCGGTCACTGTCCGCATCACAAATAGAAGCTATTGCAACTACTTTGTCACAAGCTAAGCAAGGGTTGATTGTATGTGGCGAATTACCGCATCCAGAGATGAAGGAAGCCATCGTCGCATTAGCGGATAAACTTGCTTTTCCGGTACTGGCTGACCCTCTCTCCCAGTTAAGGAGCGGGAGTCACGGCAAAGACGTCATAATTGATGCGTACGATACGTTTCTGCGCGATGAAGCGGTAAAGGCGGCTTTCAAGCCGGAAGTGATATTGCGTTTCGGGACAATGCCTGTTTCTAAACCCTTATTGTTATTCATGAAAAAACAAAAACAGGCAACCACTTTGGTCGTCGATGGCGGTGCAGGTTGGCGTGAGCCAGCAGGATTGGCAACTAACATGATTTACAGCGAAGAGAAGGATTTCTGCAAGCGTGTTGCTGAAAATATTACTGATGCCAATGATGATGAATGGCTTGGTTTATGGCAAACCGTCAACGGAGCGACGAAGAATGCCTTAGCCTCCATCAAGGATGAAGGGGAGTTAAGTGAAGGCAAGCTGTTCTCCCTGCTTGCTGATATGATGCCATCGGGATCCACCTTGTTTGTCGGGAATAGTATGCCCATACGTGATTTGGATACATTCTTTTTGAATAATGGAAAGGGAATCAAAACCTTTGCAAACCGAGGGGCGAATGGCATCGATGGTGTCGTTTCCACTGCGCTTGGCGTAAGTACGGTATCGAAAAATACTGTACTGGCAATCGGGGATTTAAGTTTTTTCCATGATATGAATGGCTTGCTTGCGGCTAAACTTCAAAAACAAAACATCACGATATTGTTGATCAATAATGATGGGGGCGGCATTTTCTCTTTCTTGCCACAGGCGAATGAGAGAGAACATTTCGAAACGCTATTCGGGACGCCTCACGGTCTCGATTTTTCCCATGCTGCCCAGCTTTACGGCGGTAAATACAGCAAGGTGCAAAATTGGGATGAGTTAAAGAATGTATTTACAGAGTCATTTGAAATACAAGGTCTGAAAATCATTGAAGTACCGACAGAAAGAGAGTCCAATTTACAAAAGCATCGAAATTTGTGGAGTTTTGTTTCCCAGGAAATAAAAATGGTGTTAGACAGGGAAATATCATGA
- a CDS encoding isochorismate synthase, with translation MAISEETGQFQGLASAIQKAKDLNDQVLFSHIKKVNCTNPLSFYQAGRERYAGERFFWEDPAKEITITGLGNVKKLKAASNAERYREVEKSWIKLQNTAVRTGLTDVEATGPLLFGGFSFDYETNSTLLWNQFGDNLFYIPAFMLSIVGKQAYLTTNLLCSPDDSEKLFIDMINEREAFLFESLDDTGLGHNSLVKQREVKPDEWKRTVAEAVQEIKTTDLDKIVLARELRLVFERSIDSGKVLEQLIAEQPLSYIFSLEAGGDCFVGATPERLIKKQGNEVFSTCLAGSMGRGKDEQEDVCLGDELLQDQKNLQEHQYVVSMISNAFDSVCEKVIVPAEPKLMKNRHIQHLYTPVRGISKEGVTIFEFVEKLHPTPAMGGLPKEKAVVRIREMEGLERGFYAGPLGWVDTYGNGEFAVGIRSALIQNNEASLFAGCGVVEDSTPESEFRETGIKFNPMLSALGGNLNE, from the coding sequence TTGGCTATCTCAGAAGAAACTGGGCAGTTTCAGGGACTGGCTTCAGCTATACAAAAGGCGAAGGACTTGAATGATCAAGTTCTATTCAGTCATATTAAGAAAGTTAATTGCACGAACCCCCTTTCATTTTATCAAGCTGGAAGAGAACGGTACGCGGGTGAACGCTTTTTCTGGGAGGACCCTGCAAAGGAAATAACCATCACCGGCTTAGGCAATGTTAAGAAACTCAAAGCGGCATCGAATGCCGAACGTTATAGAGAAGTCGAAAAGAGCTGGATCAAACTGCAGAATACTGCTGTCAGAACAGGATTGACTGATGTAGAAGCGACCGGTCCTTTACTGTTTGGGGGCTTTTCTTTTGATTATGAAACCAACAGTACGCTCCTTTGGAATCAATTCGGGGACAACCTGTTTTATATACCTGCCTTCATGCTATCAATAGTGGGGAAACAAGCTTACTTAACGACAAACTTACTTTGTTCGCCTGATGATTCAGAAAAACTCTTCATAGATATGATAAATGAACGGGAAGCTTTTCTTTTCGAAAGCTTGGATGACACTGGATTGGGTCACAATTCCCTGGTTAAGCAGAGGGAAGTCAAACCTGACGAATGGAAACGGACGGTCGCTGAGGCTGTTCAGGAAATCAAGACGACAGATCTCGACAAAATCGTTTTGGCGAGGGAGCTTCGACTGGTTTTTGAGCGTTCCATCGATTCAGGGAAAGTGCTTGAACAATTGATTGCTGAGCAGCCATTAAGCTATATTTTCAGTTTGGAAGCAGGTGGTGACTGTTTTGTCGGTGCCACTCCTGAACGTTTAATTAAGAAACAGGGAAATGAAGTATTTTCTACCTGTCTTGCTGGATCGATGGGGCGAGGGAAAGATGAGCAAGAAGATGTTTGTCTTGGTGATGAATTGCTACAGGACCAAAAGAATTTACAAGAGCACCAATATGTCGTGTCGATGATATCAAATGCCTTTGATTCTGTATGCGAAAAGGTAATTGTTCCAGCCGAACCGAAACTTATGAAAAATCGTCATATCCAGCATTTGTATACACCGGTCCGCGGAATATCCAAGGAAGGTGTCACGATTTTTGAATTCGTCGAGAAACTACATCCTACACCGGCTATGGGCGGACTTCCAAAAGAAAAGGCCGTTGTGCGAATCCGGGAAATGGAAGGCCTTGAACGCGGCTTTTATGCAGGTCCTTTAGGCTGGGTGGATACGTATGGAAATGGGGAATTCGCTGTAGGGATACGTTCTGCGCTTATACAGAACAATGAGGCATCGCTTTTTGCTGGATGCGGCGTAGTGGAGGATTCGACTCCCGAAAGTGAATTCCGGGAAACGGGGATTAAATTCAATCCGATGTTAAGTGCTTTAGGAGGAAATCTTAATGAATGA
- a CDS encoding 1,4-dihydroxy-2-naphthoate polyprenyltransferase: protein MQTEYDGLPLKRTWKIWWELIRPHTLTAAFVPVLLGTVIALLDDGVNWLLFAAMMIASILIQAATNLFNEYYDFKRGLDTEESVGIGGGIVRHGMTPKLIMTLALGMYAIALIIGIYICAASCWWLAAVGLVCMLVGYLYTGGPLPISYTPFGELFSGLFMGFLIILIAFFIQTGHVSSTAILIAIPSGILVGLINLSNNLRDHDGDKAHGRKTMPVVMGRKNALKFMAIMFAFSYLWLVGLVLTGNVTAWILLAFLSIPKAMAAIKGFVGKTQPITMVPAMKATAQTNTFFGLLMAIGLFISYLI from the coding sequence ATGCAAACAGAATACGACGGACTTCCCCTTAAACGGACCTGGAAGATTTGGTGGGAGTTAATTCGTCCACATACACTAACCGCAGCTTTTGTCCCGGTCTTACTTGGAACTGTGATTGCACTTTTGGATGATGGAGTGAATTGGTTACTATTCGCTGCCATGATGATTGCAAGTATCCTGATTCAAGCTGCAACCAATTTATTCAATGAATACTATGATTTCAAGCGAGGCTTGGATACTGAGGAGTCCGTAGGCATCGGTGGCGGAATCGTCCGTCATGGGATGACCCCCAAACTCATCATGACCTTGGCCCTTGGCATGTATGCCATCGCACTCATAATCGGAATCTATATCTGTGCCGCATCATGTTGGTGGCTTGCTGCAGTAGGCCTGGTTTGCATGCTTGTCGGCTATCTTTATACAGGCGGTCCCCTACCCATTTCATATACACCATTCGGGGAACTTTTTTCTGGATTGTTCATGGGCTTTTTGATAATCCTGATCGCCTTTTTCATTCAAACCGGTCATGTTTCCTCAACAGCCATCTTAATTGCCATTCCAAGTGGAATATTGGTCGGGTTGATCAACTTATCCAATAACCTCCGTGACCATGATGGGGATAAGGCACATGGCCGCAAAACCATGCCTGTAGTGATGGGCAGGAAAAACGCACTGAAATTCATGGCAATCATGTTTGCCTTCTCTTATCTATGGCTGGTTGGGTTAGTCCTTACCGGAAACGTAACAGCGTGGATTCTCCTTGCCTTCCTAAGCATCCCGAAAGCCATGGCCGCAATCAAAGGCTTCGTAGGTAAAACGCAGCCGATCACCATGGTGCCAGCAATGAAAGCCACGGCCCAGACGAACACCTTCTTTGGCTTACTCATGGCCATTGGATTATTCATCAGCTATCTAATATGA
- a CDS encoding TraR/DksA C4-type zinc finger protein — MATKQQIQKFKKELLQEKDELGNRIQNDEQSVLDKSQTESVGELSSYDNHPADLGTELFEMERNQALDEHAQSEMEKIEDALYAIEEGTYGHCKTCNIEIPIDRLEAIPSTLYCVEHAPERPTAQDRPVEEDILIPSKGDHFENRHGNEIVDKEDSFGEVAKFGTSETPSDYTGDHDNYNDLYKTEDETDGFPEDYEGFAANDIEGKNRVDIPNKKQKEYEDTLDEENIDSQLGDIPYKQKDTYINEKK, encoded by the coding sequence ATGGCAACCAAACAGCAAATTCAAAAATTCAAAAAAGAACTGCTTCAAGAAAAAGATGAGCTTGGAAACAGGATTCAAAATGATGAACAATCCGTTCTGGATAAAAGCCAGACTGAATCCGTAGGGGAATTATCATCCTATGATAATCATCCTGCTGACCTAGGAACAGAATTATTCGAGATGGAACGGAACCAAGCACTGGATGAGCATGCACAATCTGAAATGGAGAAAATCGAAGATGCATTGTATGCCATAGAAGAGGGTACGTATGGCCATTGTAAAACCTGCAATATAGAAATACCCATCGATAGGCTTGAAGCGATCCCAAGCACTCTTTACTGTGTCGAGCATGCCCCAGAACGGCCTACTGCACAAGACCGACCAGTGGAAGAGGATATATTGATTCCATCCAAGGGTGATCATTTTGAAAATCGTCATGGAAATGAAATAGTGGATAAAGAGGATAGCTTTGGTGAAGTCGCCAAATTCGGTACATCCGAAACGCCATCTGATTACACCGGCGATCATGACAATTATAATGATCTTTATAAAACCGAAGATGAAACGGATGGATTTCCAGAAGACTATGAAGGATTTGCAGCAAATGATATCGAAGGAAAAAATAGGGTGGATATACCGAACAAAAAGCAAAAGGAATATGAAGATACATTAGATGAAGAAAATATCGATTCCCAGCTTGGAGACATTCCTTATAAACAAAAAGATACTTATATCAATGAAAAGAAATGA